A single region of the Lusitaniella coriacea LEGE 07157 genome encodes:
- a CDS encoding VIT domain-containing protein has product MTASTVKERKIGGLYVSGEELAFPLKHTDVQAKIDGNLSRVEVTQTFENPFTKTLEAVYIFPLPDEAAVDEMEIKIRDRVIKGNIKKREEAQQIYEKAKQEGQTAGLLEQERDNIFTQSLANILPGEEIQVTIRYSDSLKFAGGNYEFVFPMVVGPRYIPGTPLDSNVGGGTAPAPMTQNQDTDVVPDASRLNAPILPEEMRSRHNINVTVEIDAGVPVQKIESPSHKLKIEHLEEGCVQIQLSDDDTIPNKDLILRYQIAGENTQTTVLTQADERGGHFAIYLIPAIKYQSDEIIPKDIVFLVDTSGSQSGAPLQKCQELMRQFINGLNSHDTFSILDFSNTVRQLSQTPLTNTDSNRKKAIDYINTLCARGATEMLSGIRAAINVPTLEGRVRTVVLLTDGYIGNENQICAEVQQSLEPGNRLYSFGAGSSVNRLLINRVAEVGRGIPCIIRHDEPTEDVTEKFFRRINNPVLTDIEIIWEGKGEPPTLYPEKAPDLFAEQPLVLFGRKQDGIPGKLRISGTSVVGKRYEKTFNLKFDPEEGNSAVAQLWGRQRIKALTNEMFAYETKAGVEAVTETALTYQLLSPYTAFVAVSEEVRVNPDGETVSVQVPVEMPEGVSYEGVFGAEIVEERSRGLSMPTAMQAQTLGGLTARGSSPLSPQATHGGQSLSAIARSSFKRRSGANAFSRMADSPQITIIRATGLDEDAIARLNQHLQTLTLPSRTNGEMVFECVVQKGRLKRVMLDEEASTVKIAKIVDLIKRSLLKWRVPPSVTGTVTVTLSLQS; this is encoded by the coding sequence ATGACAGCATCCACAGTAAAGGAACGCAAAATTGGGGGATTATACGTTAGTGGCGAAGAACTTGCCTTTCCCCTCAAACACACCGACGTACAAGCCAAAATTGACGGAAATTTGTCTCGTGTTGAAGTCACGCAGACTTTTGAGAATCCCTTCACAAAAACCCTAGAAGCTGTTTATATCTTCCCTCTACCCGATGAGGCGGCGGTAGATGAGATGGAAATTAAAATCCGCGATCGCGTGATTAAGGGTAATATCAAAAAGCGAGAAGAAGCGCAACAAATTTACGAAAAAGCCAAACAAGAAGGACAAACCGCAGGACTGCTAGAACAAGAACGCGATAATATTTTTACGCAATCCCTTGCAAACATTCTTCCAGGAGAAGAAATTCAGGTCACAATTCGCTATAGCGATAGCTTGAAATTTGCAGGGGGAAACTACGAATTTGTCTTTCCAATGGTGGTGGGACCCCGTTATATTCCCGGTACGCCACTAGACTCTAATGTGGGAGGTGGAACCGCACCTGCACCAATGACACAAAACCAAGATACCGATGTTGTCCCCGATGCGTCGCGCTTGAATGCACCCATTTTACCGGAGGAAATGCGATCGCGCCACAATATCAACGTTACGGTAGAAATCGATGCAGGCGTTCCCGTTCAAAAAATTGAATCCCCCTCTCACAAATTAAAAATCGAACATTTAGAGGAAGGATGCGTACAAATTCAACTGAGTGATGACGATACAATCCCCAACAAAGATTTGATTCTGCGCTATCAAATTGCTGGAGAAAATACCCAAACAACAGTATTAACGCAAGCTGATGAACGAGGGGGACACTTTGCGATTTACCTCATCCCCGCTATTAAATACCAAAGTGATGAAATTATCCCCAAAGATATTGTATTTTTAGTCGATACTTCTGGTTCTCAATCGGGCGCTCCCTTGCAAAAATGCCAAGAACTAATGCGGCAATTTATCAATGGATTAAACTCCCACGATACCTTCTCGATTCTTGACTTTTCTAATACCGTTCGACAACTTTCCCAAACCCCCTTAACTAATACGGATTCTAATCGAAAAAAAGCGATCGATTACATTAATACCTTATGTGCGCGTGGTGCAACAGAAATGTTGAGCGGGATTCGTGCGGCGATTAATGTTCCCACCCTTGAGGGACGAGTGCGAACCGTCGTTTTGCTCACTGACGGTTATATTGGTAACGAAAATCAAATTTGTGCAGAGGTGCAACAATCCCTCGAACCAGGGAATCGCCTCTATAGCTTTGGTGCGGGGAGTTCTGTCAATCGCCTCCTCATCAATCGCGTTGCGGAAGTGGGACGCGGTATCCCTTGTATTATCCGCCACGATGAACCCACGGAAGATGTTACCGAAAAATTTTTTCGACGCATCAACAATCCCGTCCTCACCGATATTGAAATAATCTGGGAAGGCAAAGGTGAACCTCCCACTCTCTACCCCGAAAAAGCACCGGATTTATTCGCCGAACAGCCGTTGGTTTTATTCGGACGCAAACAGGATGGTATTCCCGGTAAACTTCGTATTAGCGGTACTTCTGTTGTCGGTAAACGCTACGAAAAGACCTTTAACCTCAAATTTGACCCTGAAGAAGGAAATTCGGCTGTAGCGCAACTGTGGGGAAGACAGCGCATTAAGGCACTGACGAATGAAATGTTCGCCTACGAAACGAAAGCGGGGGTTGAAGCGGTGACGGAAACGGCACTCACCTATCAACTTCTTTCTCCCTACACTGCTTTTGTCGCCGTTAGCGAAGAAGTGCGCGTCAATCCGGATGGGGAAACCGTTTCGGTACAGGTTCCAGTAGAAATGCCGGAAGGGGTGAGTTATGAAGGGGTTTTTGGAGCGGAAATTGTTGAAGAACGATCGCGTGGACTTTCAATGCCCACTGCAATGCAAGCTCAAACCTTGGGTGGGTTGACTGCTCGCGGTTCCTCTCCTCTTTCCCCTCAAGCTACTCATGGTGGGCAATCGCTGTCCGCGATCGCGCGAAGTTCATTTAAACGGAGGTCTGGAGCAAATGCGTTCTCTAGGATGGCAGATTCGCCACAGATTACTATTATCCGTGCAACAGGATTGGATGAGGACGCGATCGCGCGTCTAAACCAACACCTCCAAACCTTGACTCTCCCATCGAGAACGAATGGAGAAATGGTCTTTGAGTGCGTGGTGCAAAAAGGACGATTGAAGCGGGTAATGTTGGATGAGGAAGCTTCTACCGTCAAAATAGCGAAGATTGTGGATTTAATTAAGCGATCGCTCCTGAAATGGCGGGTTCCCCCTTCCGTTACGGGAACGGTGACTGTCACCTTAAGTTTGCAATCGTAA
- a CDS encoding sulfite exporter TauE/SafE family protein has protein sequence MIIFGLVLASITGWFISSVAGGGSPFILMPVVGFFLGTAAIPPVITTGMIFGNTQRIFIYWREIDWGLVWWYLPGAIAGACLGAFLFTHAHIEGLSIILGLFLVLSAIAHGFGQNARSFSVKAWYFLPAGFFYALLSGLIGSSGPLLNPFYLNYGLVKEELIATKSAHVLVVHAIKIAAYAIFGAFTLPYLLYGLLIGIAALPGNWLGQIALDKISERRFRQLVVTFILFSGIFMVWQQRQVLVIW, from the coding sequence GTGATTATTTTTGGGCTGGTTTTAGCGAGTATAACCGGTTGGTTTATTAGCAGTGTGGCGGGAGGCGGAAGTCCTTTCATTCTGATGCCTGTTGTGGGCTTTTTTCTCGGTACGGCGGCGATTCCCCCCGTCATTACAACGGGAATGATTTTCGGCAATACCCAGCGCATTTTTATCTATTGGCGAGAGATTGATTGGGGGTTGGTGTGGTGGTATTTACCGGGCGCGATCGCGGGGGCGTGTTTGGGGGCATTTCTTTTCACGCACGCGCACATCGAAGGTTTGAGCATCATTTTGGGTCTTTTTTTGGTTCTTTCCGCGATCGCGCACGGGTTTGGTCAAAACGCGCGATCGTTTTCGGTTAAGGCTTGGTACTTCCTTCCCGCAGGATTTTTCTATGCCCTACTCTCCGGACTCATTGGCAGTTCGGGTCCCTTGCTCAATCCTTTCTATCTCAACTACGGATTGGTGAAAGAGGAATTAATTGCCACCAAATCCGCCCATGTTTTAGTGGTTCATGCTATCAAAATCGCTGCCTATGCCATCTTTGGGGCGTTCACCCTTCCCTATCTCCTCTACGGTTTGCTGATTGGCATCGCCGCACTTCCTGGAAATTGGTTGGGACAAATCGCCCTCGATAAAATTAGCGAGCGCCGCTTCCGCCAACTTGTTGTGACTTTTATTCTTTTTAGCGGTATTTTTATGGTTTGGCAGCAACGGCAAGTTTTGGTGATTTGGTAG
- the gcvT gene encoding glycine cleavage system aminomethyltransferase GcvT → MAKSESSLTRTPLYDLAAEQNARFTAFAGWEMPVQFGGLKQEHQAVRTAVGAFDISHMGKFALKGKHLLQSIQGLVPSNLERLQPGQAQYTVLLNNRAGVIDDLIVYYQGEDDTGEQHAIAIVNAATKTKDKAWLRAHWEAAPVTLNDLSGEQALIAIQGPRAVEVLQPLVKQDLSAIAFFGHTQTELMGQPAFIARTGYTGEDGFEIMVDPALGVSLWQSLSEAGVTPCGLGARDTLRLEAAMALYGQDLDEQTTPLEAGLGWLVHLDKKGDFIGRSVLERQKAEGVKKRLVGLQMEGRYIARHGYPVLFEGEVIGEVTSGTLSPTLGVAIALAYVPRSRGKIGQTLDVEIRGKTHRATVVKKPFYRSPHRSRK, encoded by the coding sequence GTGGCTAAATCAGAATCTTCCTTAACCCGAACTCCCCTATACGATCTCGCTGCCGAACAAAATGCCCGATTCACTGCCTTTGCAGGCTGGGAAATGCCCGTTCAATTCGGCGGTTTAAAACAGGAACACCAAGCGGTGCGGACTGCGGTGGGCGCGTTTGATATTTCCCATATGGGCAAATTCGCACTGAAAGGGAAACACTTACTCCAATCTATACAGGGCTTAGTTCCCTCTAATTTGGAACGATTGCAACCCGGTCAAGCGCAATATACGGTTTTATTAAATAATCGCGCGGGAGTGATTGACGATCTGATCGTTTACTACCAAGGGGAAGACGACACAGGAGAACAGCACGCGATCGCGATTGTTAATGCCGCGACCAAAACCAAAGATAAAGCCTGGTTGCGCGCCCATTGGGAAGCCGCCCCCGTTACCCTCAACGACCTTTCTGGGGAGCAAGCCTTAATTGCGATCCAAGGTCCTCGTGCTGTTGAAGTTCTCCAACCTTTAGTCAAACAAGATTTGAGCGCGATCGCGTTCTTCGGTCACACTCAAACCGAACTGATGGGACAACCCGCATTTATCGCCCGAACCGGATATACCGGAGAAGATGGCTTTGAAATTATGGTCGATCCCGCCCTTGGTGTTTCCCTGTGGCAATCTCTCTCGGAAGCAGGCGTAACGCCCTGCGGTTTGGGGGCAAGGGATACCCTACGCCTCGAAGCAGCAATGGCACTCTACGGACAAGACCTAGACGAGCAAACAACGCCCTTGGAAGCGGGTTTGGGGTGGTTGGTTCATCTGGATAAAAAAGGCGACTTTATCGGGCGTTCCGTCCTCGAACGGCAAAAAGCAGAGGGCGTTAAAAAGCGATTGGTGGGGCTGCAAATGGAAGGGCGCTACATCGCCCGCCACGGTTATCCCGTTCTCTTTGAGGGAGAGGTGATTGGAGAAGTGACCAGTGGAACTTTATCCCCCACCTTGGGAGTTGCCATCGCCTTGGCTTACGTCCCGCGATCGCGCGGTAAAATCGGGCAAACCCTAGATGTGGAAATTCGCGGCAAAACCCACCGCGCCACCGTTGTTAAAAAGCCTTTTTACCGTTCCCCTCACCGATCGCGCAAATAG
- the gshB gene encoding glutathione synthase, whose translation MKIAFIIDSIAKLDPGHDSSVAMMEAAQALGHEVWITYSEGLSLIEGQAWAKLQKVQLVPVELVEGHWQASPEWYQLSAEILQPLEAMDAIFMRVDPPVTIPYLYVTQILDLIDREKTLVINAPRGLQAANEKLYALNFPTVIPETIVTQDKATIRQFVEEKGAAVLKPLGGKAGEGILFLESRDRNLNSLVEISTKWGREPVMVQQFLPAAAEGDKRIILLDGKPIGAVNRIPTGKEFRGNMAVGGKSAKTEITAREREICEVVAPHLKKEGLYFVGLDAIGGYLTEVNVTSPTGIREIDRLDGTCLGKQVIEWVEKFRGKS comes from the coding sequence GTGAAAATTGCATTCATTATTGACTCCATTGCCAAACTCGATCCCGGTCACGATAGCAGCGTGGCGATGATGGAAGCAGCCCAGGCATTAGGACATGAGGTCTGGATAACCTATTCCGAAGGATTGAGCCTTATTGAAGGTCAAGCATGGGCAAAATTGCAAAAAGTGCAACTCGTTCCCGTGGAATTGGTAGAGGGACATTGGCAAGCTTCCCCAGAGTGGTATCAATTGTCTGCGGAAATATTGCAGCCCTTGGAAGCGATGGATGCAATCTTTATGCGCGTCGATCCTCCCGTGACGATTCCTTACCTTTACGTGACGCAAATTCTCGATTTAATCGATCGCGAAAAAACCTTGGTCATCAATGCGCCACGGGGGTTGCAGGCAGCCAATGAGAAGCTTTACGCCCTCAACTTTCCGACCGTTATTCCCGAAACTATTGTGACGCAGGATAAAGCCACGATTCGGCAATTTGTCGAAGAAAAAGGAGCAGCAGTATTGAAACCCTTGGGGGGGAAAGCGGGAGAAGGGATATTATTTTTAGAGTCGCGCGATCGCAATCTTAATTCCCTCGTAGAAATTAGTACAAAATGGGGCAGAGAACCCGTCATGGTACAGCAATTTTTACCTGCCGCTGCCGAAGGAGATAAGCGAATTATTTTATTAGATGGCAAACCCATTGGTGCAGTGAATCGCATTCCTACGGGGAAGGAGTTTCGCGGCAACATGGCAGTAGGAGGGAAAAGCGCGAAAACAGAAATTACAGCAAGGGAACGAGAGATTTGTGAAGTTGTTGCGCCTCACTTGAAGAAAGAAGGTTTGTATTTTGTTGGTTTGGACGCAATCGGTGGCTATTTAACCGAAGTCAACGTCACCAGTCCCACGGGAATTCGAGAAATCGATCGCCTCGATGGAACCTGTTTGGGCAAACAAGTGATTGAGTGGGTGGAGAAATTTCGCGGGAAATCCTAG
- a CDS encoding polyribonucleotide nucleotidyltransferase, whose amino-acid sequence MQEFSTSISFDGRDIRLTTGLLAPQAGGSVLIQSGETAVLVTATRSAGREGIDFLPLLVDYEERLYAAGRIPGGFLRREGRPPEKVTLTSRLIDRPLRPLFPQWLRDDIQIIATTLAMDEQVPPDVLAVTGASVAVLLAQIPFDGPMAAVRVGLVGDDFIINPTYKEVREGDLDLVVAGSPDGIVMVEAGANQLPEQDIIEAIEFGYEAVQDLIEAQRDLMKELSLELVVEEAPQQDKTLAEFIRDRATEPIKKVLAQFDYDKSQRDTVLDEIKEKEINSAIAELPEEDPLKVAATASMAVSNAFKKLTKQLMRRQIVEDSVRVDGRKLDEVRPVSCRVGILPPRVHGSGLFQRGLTQVLSLATLGTPGDAQGLDDLHPQDEKRYLHHYNFPPYSVGETKPMRSPGRREIGHGALAERALLPVLPAKDDFPYVLRVVSEVLSSNGSTSMGSVCGSTLALMDAGVPIEKPVSGAAMGLIKEGDEVRVLTDIQGIEDFLGDMDFKVAGTDSGITALQMDMKITGLPMQVVSQAIQKALPARLHILEKMLSALDKPRSELSAYAPRLLTIKIDPDLIGLVIGPGGKTIKGITEQTGAKVDIEDDGTVIISSTESDRAVQAMKIIEGMTRKLNEGDVYVGHVTRIIAIGAFVEILPGKEGMIHISQLAEGRVGKVEDEVAVGDEVVVKVREIDSRGRINLTRLGIHPDQAAAARAEVAN is encoded by the coding sequence ATGCAAGAATTCAGTACGTCGATATCCTTTGACGGACGAGATATTCGACTCACGACTGGTCTACTCGCTCCGCAGGCTGGTGGTTCGGTTTTAATACAGTCGGGGGAAACGGCAGTGCTAGTGACTGCAACCCGCTCGGCAGGCAGAGAAGGCATTGATTTTCTGCCCCTCCTAGTAGACTACGAAGAAAGACTCTACGCAGCCGGTCGCATTCCTGGTGGTTTTTTGCGACGGGAAGGTCGCCCCCCTGAAAAAGTGACGCTGACCAGTCGTTTAATCGACCGTCCTTTGCGCCCCTTGTTTCCTCAATGGCTGCGGGATGACATTCAAATCATAGCAACTACTCTGGCAATGGACGAACAAGTTCCTCCAGATGTTCTGGCAGTGACGGGCGCTTCTGTTGCTGTTCTGCTGGCTCAAATTCCCTTTGACGGGCCAATGGCTGCCGTGCGAGTGGGGTTAGTGGGAGATGATTTTATCATTAACCCAACCTATAAGGAAGTTAGGGAAGGAGACTTGGACTTAGTTGTAGCAGGAAGTCCCGATGGGATTGTGATGGTGGAGGCGGGAGCCAACCAACTGCCAGAACAAGATATCATCGAAGCGATTGAGTTTGGCTATGAAGCCGTGCAGGACTTGATCGAAGCGCAACGGGATTTGATGAAAGAACTGAGCTTGGAATTGGTCGTAGAAGAAGCCCCCCAGCAGGACAAAACCTTAGCAGAATTTATCCGCGATCGCGCCACAGAACCCATTAAAAAAGTTCTCGCTCAATTCGACTACGATAAAAGTCAGCGCGACACCGTTCTAGACGAGATTAAAGAAAAAGAAATTAATAGCGCGATCGCGGAACTGCCCGAAGAAGACCCCCTCAAGGTCGCGGCAACCGCATCAATGGCAGTCTCCAACGCCTTTAAAAAACTGACCAAACAGCTCATGCGCCGCCAAATCGTCGAAGATAGCGTTCGCGTTGACGGACGCAAACTTGACGAAGTGCGCCCTGTAAGCTGTCGCGTTGGCATTCTCCCCCCTCGCGTCCACGGTTCGGGTCTGTTCCAGCGCGGACTCACCCAAGTTCTCTCCCTAGCAACCCTAGGAACTCCTGGAGATGCCCAAGGACTCGACGATTTGCATCCCCAAGACGAAAAGCGCTACCTGCACCACTACAATTTCCCCCCCTACTCCGTGGGAGAAACAAAGCCCATGCGCTCTCCCGGACGCAGAGAGATCGGTCACGGCGCACTTGCCGAACGCGCCCTTCTCCCCGTTCTTCCCGCCAAAGATGACTTCCCCTACGTTCTACGTGTCGTCTCCGAAGTCCTCTCCTCCAACGGTTCTACCTCGATGGGTTCGGTGTGTGGTTCCACCCTTGCCCTGATGGACGCTGGCGTACCGATTGAAAAACCCGTAAGCGGTGCGGCAATGGGATTGATTAAAGAAGGAGATGAAGTTCGCGTCCTAACGGATATTCAGGGCATTGAAGATTTCCTGGGAGACATGGACTTTAAAGTTGCGGGAACCGATAGCGGAATTACCGCGCTGCAAATGGACATGAAAATCACGGGATTGCCCATGCAGGTGGTGTCTCAGGCGATTCAAAAAGCCCTTCCCGCCCGCTTGCATATTCTTGAGAAGATGCTCTCTGCCCTCGACAAACCCCGTTCCGAACTTTCTGCCTACGCACCGCGTTTGTTGACGATCAAAATCGATCCCGACTTGATCGGTTTGGTGATTGGTCCTGGCGGGAAAACCATTAAAGGTATTACCGAGCAAACTGGAGCAAAAGTCGATATTGAAGACGACGGTACGGTGATTATCTCTTCCACCGAGAGCGATCGCGCGGTTCAAGCCATGAAAATTATTGAAGGCATGACGCGCAAACTCAACGAAGGGGATGTCTACGTCGGTCACGTTACCCGAATTATCGCTATCGGTGCGTTCGTGGAAATTCTTCCCGGTAAAGAAGGGATGATCCACATTTCGCAACTGGCGGAAGGTCGCGTGGGTAAGGTTGAGGACGAAGTTGCCGTCGGCGATGAAGTCGTGGTTAAAGTCCGCGAAATCGATTCGCGAGGTCGCATTAACCTGACTCGCTTGGGCATTCACCCGGATCAAGCGGCGGCGGCGCGCGCAGAGGTGGCAAATTAG
- a CDS encoding DEAD/DEAH box helicase — protein MATLQGSWITKPDQNYFFLWGETWRPQGSVAISADEVAPAPYPFAMNPEELFAFAQGQNLSLNERWVKHLEKGWHEQILGFPVREIQGKKNRKKDCDLFLLPLSSEVKENGIKKDELKAALWKVEGLCLNAQETVQFIQELPLSSLKTTDSPLGSSLRFWSQVYRWSLDLLARCKFLPGLSNSQDVLQGYWQLLLDSAVDRARFDRFARLMPSVCRTYPRSAEDGSPGLIEPQALLLQFLNRIANAQLQMWLETDAKPMPKASIAQHWVQTLDRATPSESPETEQLQRLSTALQTWTSPIQDYLVAPDSTQLGGDRFRACFILKPPTEGEIRWNKLDWKLQYYLRSVNDLDVLLDAATLWQHPVDELNYQGYTIEKPQETLLKELGLAARLYPPIKASLNQRQPTQCTLNPIEVYEFIRARVWQLQDSGFSVILPPGLNADSKDRLGVKIKAKVARKKGDRLGLKSLLDYKLELAIGDKSLSKEDFERLLDQKSPLVAIDGEWIALQPADVRAAQSVLTPSDEAIQLTVEDALRLSTGETKTLAKLPAIAFEPAGVLKELIVNLTENKAIEPIETPEDFQGQLRPYQIRGVSWLAFLERWSLGACLADDMGLGKTPQLLAFLLHLQERGNLKKPTLVVCPTSVLGNWEREVKKFAPTLKTFVHHGDKRPKGKAFAIATLGKQLVLTSYSLVYRDLKSLETVHWSGVVLDEAQNIKNPQAKQSQAVRQLKAGFRIALTGTPVENRLSELWSILDFLNPGFLGGQQFFQRRFAIPIEKYGDRDSLYALRSLVQPFILRRLKTDKDIIQDLPEKQEMTIFCGLSTEQAKLYQKLVDESLSAIEEAEGIQRHGLILTLLLKLKQVCNHPAHYLKEKQLKKAERSGKLLRLQEMLEEMIAEGDRALIFTQFAEWGKLLKPYLEKKLGGEVLFLYGGTRRNQRQETIDRFQNDPAGPRILILSLKAGGTGLNLTRANHVFHVDRWWNPAVENQATDRAFRIGQKRNVQVHKFVCTGTLEERINEIIESKKQLAEQTVDAGEQWLAQMDTERLRSLLLLDRDSVIDEEG, from the coding sequence ATGGCAACTTTACAGGGTAGTTGGATTACAAAACCCGACCAAAACTATTTCTTCCTTTGGGGAGAAACTTGGCGACCTCAAGGGTCTGTGGCAATCTCGGCGGATGAGGTCGCGCCCGCACCCTATCCCTTTGCAATGAACCCGGAAGAATTATTCGCATTCGCGCAAGGGCAAAACCTTTCCCTGAACGAGCGATGGGTCAAGCATTTGGAAAAAGGATGGCACGAGCAAATTTTGGGTTTCCCCGTTCGGGAAATACAAGGCAAAAAAAATCGCAAAAAAGACTGCGATCTTTTCCTGCTTCCCCTCAGCTCTGAAGTCAAAGAAAACGGTATTAAGAAAGACGAATTAAAAGCAGCATTGTGGAAAGTAGAAGGATTGTGCTTAAATGCCCAAGAAACCGTCCAATTCATCCAAGAATTACCCCTCAGCTCCCTAAAAACCACTGATTCTCCTCTGGGCAGTTCTCTCCGTTTTTGGTCGCAAGTGTACCGATGGAGTCTCGACCTTCTGGCGCGGTGTAAATTCCTACCGGGACTCTCCAATTCCCAAGATGTTTTGCAGGGGTATTGGCAATTGTTACTCGATAGTGCGGTGGATCGCGCGCGATTCGATCGATTTGCTCGCTTGATGCCCTCGGTCTGTCGCACCTATCCCCGGTCAGCAGAAGACGGTTCCCCCGGTTTAATCGAACCCCAAGCCCTTCTGTTGCAATTTCTCAACCGCATTGCTAACGCTCAGTTACAAATGTGGCTTGAAACCGATGCAAAGCCGATGCCCAAAGCCTCGATCGCGCAGCACTGGGTACAGACTCTCGATCGCGCGACCCCTTCTGAATCCCCCGAAACGGAGCAATTGCAACGCCTCAGTACCGCACTGCAAACTTGGACATCCCCCATTCAAGATTACTTAGTCGCCCCCGACTCAACCCAACTGGGGGGCGATCGGTTTCGCGCTTGCTTTATCCTCAAACCGCCTACAGAAGGGGAGATTCGCTGGAATAAGTTGGACTGGAAACTGCAATACTATTTGCGTTCGGTCAACGATCTCGATGTTTTGTTGGATGCGGCAACCCTTTGGCAACATCCCGTGGATGAGCTGAACTATCAAGGCTACACCATTGAAAAACCCCAAGAAACCCTGCTCAAGGAATTAGGGCTAGCGGCGCGCCTTTATCCCCCCATCAAAGCGAGTCTCAATCAACGGCAACCCACGCAATGTACTCTCAATCCCATTGAAGTTTATGAATTTATTCGGGCGCGAGTTTGGCAGTTGCAAGATAGCGGGTTTAGCGTCATTTTACCCCCCGGTTTGAACGCCGATAGTAAGGATCGGTTGGGAGTGAAGATTAAGGCGAAGGTTGCCCGGAAAAAGGGCGATCGCCTGGGGTTAAAAAGCCTGCTCGATTATAAATTGGAACTCGCGATCGGCGATAAAAGTTTGTCGAAAGAAGACTTTGAACGCTTATTGGATCAAAAATCTCCCTTGGTTGCCATCGACGGGGAATGGATTGCCCTGCAACCAGCAGACGTGCGTGCCGCACAATCGGTGTTGACTCCTTCAGACGAAGCCATTCAACTCACTGTTGAAGATGCTCTACGCCTGAGTACGGGGGAAACAAAGACTCTGGCAAAACTGCCCGCGATCGCGTTTGAACCCGCCGGAGTCCTCAAAGAATTGATTGTCAACCTCACAGAAAACAAGGCAATCGAACCCATCGAAACCCCCGAAGACTTTCAGGGTCAACTGCGTCCCTATCAAATTCGCGGCGTGAGTTGGCTGGCATTCTTGGAACGTTGGAGTTTGGGCGCTTGTTTGGCGGATGATATGGGGTTGGGGAAAACGCCGCAATTGCTCGCTTTCCTCCTTCACCTCCAAGAACGAGGAAATCTCAAAAAACCAACGCTGGTGGTGTGTCCCACCTCCGTATTGGGGAACTGGGAACGAGAGGTGAAAAAATTTGCCCCCACCCTCAAAACCTTCGTCCATCACGGGGATAAGCGCCCGAAAGGGAAAGCTTTCGCGATCGCGACGCTGGGCAAACAGCTCGTCCTCACCAGTTATTCCCTGGTGTATCGGGATCTCAAAAGCTTGGAGACGGTGCATTGGAGCGGCGTGGTTCTCGATGAAGCGCAGAATATCAAAAATCCCCAAGCGAAGCAATCCCAAGCGGTCAGGCAGCTTAAGGCGGGGTTTCGCATTGCCCTCACCGGAACGCCAGTGGAAAATCGCCTCTCGGAATTGTGGTCAATTTTGGATTTCCTCAATCCCGGTTTTTTGGGTGGACAGCAGTTCTTTCAACGGCGTTTTGCCATTCCCATTGAAAAATACGGCGATCGCGATTCTTTATACGCACTGCGCTCCCTCGTGCAACCTTTCATTCTTCGCCGCCTGAAAACCGATAAGGACATTATTCAGGATTTACCCGAAAAGCAAGAAATGACCATTTTCTGCGGTTTATCCACAGAACAGGCGAAATTGTACCAAAAATTAGTAGACGAATCCTTAAGCGCGATCGAAGAGGCAGAAGGCATTCAACGCCACGGCTTGATCTTAACCCTCCTGTTGAAATTGAAACAGGTTTGCAACCATCCGGCGCACTACCTCAAAGAAAAACAGCTCAAAAAAGCCGAACGATCTGGCAAACTGTTGCGTTTGCAAGAAATGTTAGAGGAAATGATTGCAGAAGGCGATCGCGCGCTGATCTTTACGCAATTTGCTGAATGGGGCAAACTCCTCAAACCCTATCTAGAGAAAAAACTGGGCGGAGAAGTCCTCTTCCTCTACGGTGGAACGCGGCGCAATCAGCGTCAGGAAACGATCGATCGTTTCCAAAACGATCCCGCAGGGCCTCGCATCCTGATTCTCTCCCTGAAAGCCGGGGGGACGGGATTGAACCTAACCCGCGCCAATCACGTGTTTCACGTCGATCGCTGGTGGAATCCGGCAGTGGAAAATCAGGCAACCGATCGCGCCTTTCGCATCGGTCAAAAACGCAACGTTCAGGTTCACAAATTCGTTTGCACCGGAACCTTGGAAGAGCGAATTAATGAAATTATTGAAAGTAAAAAACAACTTGCCGAACAAACCGTTGATGCAGGTGAACAATGGCTCGCGCAAATGGATACAGAACGTTTGCGTAGTTTGTTGCTCTTAGATCGCGATTCCGTCATTGATGAGGAAGGATAA